GTACGTCGCGGCGAGCTCGTCGTCGGTCAGCCCGATGTCCAGCCCGGAGGCGTACGCGGGAACCCGCCGGTCCCGACCGCCCAGCAGCCGCCACAGCGGCTCGCCGGCCGCCTGGGCCTTGATGTCCCACAGGGCGGTGTCGAGCGCGCCGATGGTCCCGAAGACCGGCCCGGCGTGGCCCGCCTTGAAGGTGTGCCGCAGCATGCGGTCGTACAGGGTGGTCACGGCGCGGGGGTCTTCGCCCTCGATGGCCGCGAAGATCCGCTCGATCTCCACGTGCGGCCCCAGACCGAAGCCGGTGATCCCCTCGTCGGTGTCGACGAGGACGATCGGCACCGGGACGACGCCGTCGGCGAAGACGCCGTTGGCGTCGCCGACGGGCCGTCCCCACTCCTGGACGGTGGTGAGCGTCCGATAGCCGGTGATCCGCATGTCAGCCCTTCGTGGAGCCGGCGGCGACGCCGTCGGCGATCTGGCGCTGGAGGAACAGGTAGACCACCAGGACGGGGATCGCGGCGATCAGCACCCCGGAGGCGAAGGTGGGGATGTCGTCGGAGTACTGCCCGCGCAGGGAGGTCACCCCGACCATGAGGGTGCGGTGGTCGACCGACGGCATCATCAACAACGAGATGATCACGTCGTTCCAGCAGAACAGCGCGTTGAGGATGCCGACCGACAGCAGCGCCGGGCGACCCAACGGCACCATGATCCGCCGGTAGACGCCGTACACGGTGTTGCCGTCGATCCGGGCCGCGTCGACGATCTCCGCCGGGATGGTGCGGTAGTAGCTGGTCATCAGGAAGACGGTGAAGGGCAGGAACTGCGCGACGTAGACGAGGACCAGCCCCGGGTACGTGTCGATCAGTCCGGTGTCCCCCATGATCCGGGCCAGCGGCACCATGATCACCTGGAACGGGACGAACAGCGCCGCGAGGCAGCCCAGGAAGATCACCGACGAGCCGCGGAACCGCAACTGGCTCAGCGCGAAGCCCGCCATCGACCCGATCAGCAGCAGCAGCGCCACCGAGAGCGTCACCACGAGCAGCGAGTTGGCGAAGTACCGGGCCATCCCGACGCTGTTCCACGCGGTGGTGAGGTTCTCCCAGTGCAGCGCGCTGGTCGGGGAGAACCGGTCGAGGATGTACTCCCGCCGGGTCTTCATGGCGACGTTGGCGGTGAACAGCAGCGGGTAGATCGTCGCCAGCGCGAGCAGCGCCATCGGGACGGCGACGAGCCACCGGCCCAACCGGAGGCGGGCCATCAGGTCTCCTTCCCCGCCCGGCGGAGGATGCTGATCTGCGCCAGCCCCACCACGAGCATGATCAGGAAGAGCACGGTCGACGCGGCCGACGCCAGCGCCGGACGGTTCATCTGGCCCTGCTGGATCCAGATGTAGTACTCCGGCAGGTACGTCGACCCCTCCGGTCCACCGGCCGTCATGACGTAGAGCAGGCCGAACATGGACGTCAGCATCCCGATCATCGTGGTCACGAAGACGAACTGGATGGTCCGGGAGAGGCTGGGGACGATCACGTGCCGGATGATCTGGGCGAGCGACGCGCCGTCCACCCGCGCGGCGTCCAGGAGCGCGGCGTCCAGGGTGGCGAAGCCGGCGAGGAACACCACCAGGGCCATCCCGAAGGTCGCCCAGACGTGCACGCCGACCACCGTGACCATCGCGACGTCCGGGTCACCGAGCCAGTCCACCGGGCTGACGCCCACGCCGCCGAGGACGGAGTTGAGCGGGCCGTCGTAGGCGAGCAGCAGATTGAAGATCGCGCCGACGATGACCGGGGAGAGCA
The sequence above is a segment of the Micromonospora sp. WMMD882 genome. Coding sequences within it:
- a CDS encoding carbohydrate ABC transporter permease, whose translation is MARLRLGRWLVAVPMALLALATIYPLLFTANVAMKTRREYILDRFSPTSALHWENLTTAWNSVGMARYFANSLLVVTLSVALLLLIGSMAGFALSQLRFRGSSVIFLGCLAALFVPFQVIMVPLARIMGDTGLIDTYPGLVLVYVAQFLPFTVFLMTSYYRTIPAEIVDAARIDGNTVYGVYRRIMVPLGRPALLSVGILNALFCWNDVIISLLMMPSVDHRTLMVGVTSLRGQYSDDIPTFASGVLIAAIPVLVVYLFLQRQIADGVAAGSTKG
- a CDS encoding sugar ABC transporter permease, whose amino-acid sequence is MPIGQSTSSVRPAPAGRTDGAPTDRRARRGGARRVAGGRRAERFAPYVLVAPAIAVIVALRLYPLLLGVNFSFTGDGARNGTTVGLDNYLELFQDPLFRTALRNVGLLVLLLPVAVAIPGLLATFIYLRTPGHRFYRSVYFFPAVLSPVIVGAIFNLLLAYDGPLNSVLGGVGVSPVDWLGDPDVAMVTVVGVHVWATFGMALVVFLAGFATLDAALLDAARVDGASLAQIIRHVIVPSLSRTIQFVFVTTMIGMLTSMFGLLYVMTAGGPEGSTYLPEYYIWIQQGQMNRPALASAASTVLFLIMLVVGLAQISILRRAGKET